One window of Halopseudomonas maritima genomic DNA carries:
- a CDS encoding DUF808 domain-containing protein: MATSLLVLLDDIASVLDDVSVMTKVAAKKTAGVLGDDLALNAQQVTGVRAERELPVVWAVAKGSLRNKFILVPAALLISAVAPWLITPLLMLGGAFLCYEGAEKLAHRFLHDVHSEHQETVKALNDEKVDMVAREKRKIAGAIRTDFVLSAEIIAITLGTVAEAEFLTRVLVLCGIALLMTIGVYGLVAGIVKLDDGGLALTRRSSAFAQACGRGILAAAPWLMKTLSVVGTAAMFMVGGGILSHGIAVVHHWIEASAAQVSGWPWLGTVLGGLTPTLLNALFGIVAGALILGLITLVGKLRGQGASAG, translated from the coding sequence TTGGCTACCAGTCTGCTTGTGTTGCTTGACGATATTGCGTCGGTGCTTGATGACGTGTCCGTGATGACCAAGGTGGCGGCCAAGAAAACCGCCGGCGTGCTGGGCGATGACCTGGCGTTGAACGCGCAGCAGGTGACCGGAGTGCGCGCCGAGCGCGAACTGCCAGTGGTCTGGGCGGTGGCCAAGGGGTCCTTGCGTAACAAATTCATTCTGGTGCCCGCGGCGCTGTTGATCAGCGCCGTCGCGCCCTGGCTTATCACGCCGCTGCTGATGCTGGGTGGTGCCTTTCTCTGCTACGAGGGGGCCGAGAAGCTGGCGCACCGCTTTCTGCATGATGTGCACAGTGAGCATCAGGAAACGGTCAAGGCGCTGAATGACGAGAAGGTGGATATGGTGGCGCGCGAGAAACGCAAGATTGCCGGCGCCATTCGCACCGACTTTGTCCTGTCTGCCGAGATTATTGCCATCACCCTGGGCACCGTGGCGGAGGCCGAGTTTTTGACCCGTGTGCTGGTGTTGTGTGGTATTGCCCTGCTGATGACCATCGGTGTTTATGGCCTGGTCGCCGGCATCGTCAAGCTTGATGATGGCGGTCTGGCGCTGACCCGGCGCAGCAGCGCTTTTGCCCAGGCCTGCGGGCGCGGCATCCTGGCGGCGGCGCCGTGGTTAATGAAAACCCTGTCAGTGGTAGGAACTGCAGCAATGTTCATGGTCGGTGGCGGCATCCTCAGTCATGGGATTGCGGTAGTACACCACTGGATTGAAGCCAGCGCCGCGCAGGTGTCGGGCTGGCCCTGGCTGGGCACGGTGCTGGGCGGGCTGACACCGACCTTGCTGAATGCGTTGTTCGGCATTGTCGCCGGCGCGCTGATACTGGGCTTGATTACCCTGGTCGGCAAGCTGCGCGGACAGGGTGCCAGCGCCGGTTAG